A region of Staphylococcus sp. IVB6181 DNA encodes the following proteins:
- the eno gene encoding surface-displayed alpha-enolase, which produces MPIITDVYAREVLDSRGNPTVEVEVLTESGAFGRALVPSGASTGEYEAVELRDGDKNRYGGKGVTKAVENVNEIIAPEIIEGEFSTLDQVSIDKMMIQLDGTENKGKLGANAILGVSIAVARAAADFLGQPLYKYLGGFNGKQLPVPMMNIVNGGSHSDAPIAFQEFMILPVGADSFKEALRWGAEIFHNLAKLLKGRGLETAVGDEGGFAPKFHGTEDAVDTILEAIKTSGLEPGKDVFLGFDCAASEFYTDGVYDYTKFEGEGGAKRSSAEQVDYLEELVNKYPIITIEDGMDEDDWDGWKQLTDRLGKKVQLVGDDLFVTNTKKLSEGIEKGIGNSILIKVNQIGTLTETFDAIQMAQKANYTAVISHRSGETEDTTIADIAVATNAGQIKTGSLSRTDRIAKYNQLLRIEDELYETAEFDGIHSFYNLDK; this is translated from the coding sequence ATGCCAATTATTACAGATGTTTATGCTCGCGAAGTCTTAGATTCTCGCGGAAATCCAACAGTTGAAGTAGAAGTATTAACTGAAAGCGGTGCATTCGGTCGTGCGTTAGTACCATCAGGTGCATCTACAGGTGAATACGAAGCCGTAGAATTACGTGACGGTGACAAAAACCGTTACGGTGGTAAAGGTGTTACTAAAGCAGTTGAGAACGTAAACGAAATCATTGCTCCAGAGATTATTGAAGGCGAATTTTCAACATTAGATCAAGTATCTATCGACAAAATGATGATTCAATTAGACGGAACAGAAAACAAAGGTAAATTAGGTGCCAACGCTATTCTTGGTGTTTCTATCGCTGTTGCACGTGCTGCAGCTGACTTCTTAGGTCAACCGCTTTACAAATATTTAGGCGGATTCAATGGTAAACAATTACCAGTTCCTATGATGAACATCGTTAACGGTGGTTCTCACTCAGATGCGCCGATTGCATTCCAAGAATTCATGATTTTACCTGTTGGTGCTGACTCATTCAAAGAAGCATTACGCTGGGGTGCTGAAATCTTCCACAACTTAGCTAAACTTCTTAAAGGTCGCGGCTTAGAAACTGCAGTAGGTGATGAAGGTGGTTTCGCACCTAAATTCCACGGTACTGAAGATGCTGTAGACACTATCTTAGAAGCAATCAAAACTTCTGGTCTTGAACCAGGTAAAGACGTATTCTTAGGATTTGACTGTGCTGCTTCTGAATTCTACACAGACGGCGTTTACGACTACACTAAATTCGAAGGTGAAGGCGGCGCTAAACGTTCTTCAGCAGAACAAGTTGACTACTTAGAAGAATTAGTTAACAAATACCCAATCATTACTATCGAAGATGGTATGGACGAAGACGACTGGGATGGTTGGAAACAACTTACAGATCGTTTAGGTAAAAAAGTTCAATTAGTAGGTGACGACTTATTCGTTACTAACACTAAAAAATTATCTGAAGGTATCGAAAAAGGTATCGGTAACTCAATCTTAATCAAAGTTAACCAAATCGGTACTTTAACTGAAACATTTGACGCTATCCAAATGGCTCAAAAAGCAAACTACACAGCAGTTATCTCTCACCGTTCTGGTGAAACTGAAGATACTACAATTGCTGACATCGCAGTTGCTACAAATGCTGGTCAAATTAAAACAGGTTCATTATCAAGAACTGACCGTATCGCTAAATACAATCAATTGTTACGTATTGAAGACGAACTTTACGAAACAGCTGAATTTGACGGCATCCATTCTTTCTACAATTTAGACAAATAA
- the gpmI gene encoding 2,3-bisphosphoglycerate-independent phosphoglycerate mutase — MAKQPTALIILDGFANREDVHGNAVKQAYKPNFDRYYEKYPTTQIEASGLEVGLPAGQMGNSEVGHMNIGAGRIVYQSLTRINKSIEDGDFFENEVLNEAIEHVKANNSALHVFGLLSDGGVHSHYTHLFAILELAKKQGLDKVYVHGFLDGRDVDQKSAFKYVKETEEKFKEIGIGQFASISGRYYAMDRDKRWEREQKAYNAIRDIHTPEYATAEEGIEASYEVGLTDEFIIPFSIKEQNESVQDGDSVVFFNFRPDRAGQLSEIFTNKDFKGFEVNQPKDLFFATFTKYNDQVDGKVVFEKVDLKQTIGEVAEANNLKQLRIAETEKYPHVTYFMSGGRNEEFEGERRILIDSPKVATYDLKPEMSAYEVKDALLGELDKGDLDLIILNFANPDMVGHSGMLEPTVKAIEAVDECLGEVVDKILDMGGNAIITADHGNSDQVLTDDDQPMTTHTTNPVPVIVTKDGVELRETGKLGDLAPTLLDLLGVKQPEEMTGESLIKH; from the coding sequence ATGGCGAAACAACCAACAGCATTAATCATCTTAGATGGTTTTGCAAATAGAGAAGATGTACATGGTAACGCAGTCAAACAAGCGTATAAACCAAACTTCGACCGTTATTATGAAAAATATCCTACAACTCAAATTGAAGCCAGCGGCTTAGAAGTAGGTCTTCCTGCTGGTCAAATGGGCAACTCAGAAGTAGGTCACATGAATATCGGTGCTGGACGTATTGTTTACCAAAGTTTAACACGCATTAACAAATCAATTGAAGACGGCGACTTCTTTGAAAATGAAGTGCTTAACGAAGCAATTGAACATGTTAAAGCGAACAATTCAGCATTGCACGTATTCGGATTGCTTTCAGACGGCGGTGTACACAGTCACTATACACACTTATTTGCAATCTTAGAATTAGCTAAAAAACAAGGACTTGATAAAGTCTATGTACATGGTTTCTTAGACGGCCGTGACGTGGATCAAAAATCTGCATTCAAATATGTCAAAGAAACTGAAGAAAAATTCAAAGAAATCGGCATTGGCCAATTCGCATCTATCTCAGGTCGTTATTATGCAATGGACCGTGATAAACGTTGGGAACGCGAACAAAAAGCGTACAATGCAATTCGTGACATCCATACACCTGAATATGCGACAGCAGAAGAAGGTATCGAAGCAAGTTATGAAGTAGGTTTAACTGACGAATTTATTATTCCATTCTCAATCAAAGAACAAAATGAAAGTGTTCAAGACGGGGATTCAGTTGTATTCTTCAACTTCCGTCCTGACAGAGCTGGACAACTTTCAGAAATCTTCACAAACAAAGATTTCAAAGGTTTTGAAGTTAACCAACCTAAAGATTTATTCTTTGCGACATTTACAAAATACAATGACCAAGTTGACGGTAAAGTTGTATTTGAAAAAGTTGATTTAAAACAAACTATCGGTGAAGTTGCAGAAGCAAACAATCTTAAACAATTAAGAATTGCTGAAACTGAAAAATACCCTCATGTTACTTACTTCATGAGCGGCGGACGCAACGAAGAGTTCGAAGGTGAACGTCGTATCCTTATCGATTCGCCTAAAGTTGCAACTTACGATTTAAAACCAGAAATGAGTGCATATGAAGTTAAAGATGCATTATTAGGGGAATTAGATAAAGGCGACTTAGATTTAATCATCTTGAACTTTGCGAACCCTGATATGGTAGGACACAGCGGTATGTTAGAACCTACTGTAAAAGCAATTGAAGCAGTAGATGAATGTTTAGGTGAAGTCGTTGATAAAATCTTGGATATGGGCGGCAATGCAATTATCACTGCTGACCACGGCAACTCTGACCAAGTTTTAACTGACGATGATCAACCAATGACAACACACACAACCAACCCGGTTCCTGTTATCGTAACTAAAGACGGCGTTGAATTACGCGAAACTGGAAAATTAGGCGACTTAGCACCGACATTACTTGATTTATTAGGTGTTAAACAACCTGAAGAAATGACTGGAGAGTCATTAATTAAACATTAA
- a CDS encoding phosphoglycerate kinase, whose protein sequence is MAKKHVSDLDLKGKVVLERADFNVPLKDGEITNDNRIVQALPTIEYILEQGGKLVLFSHLGKVKEESDKEKLTLKPVAVRLSEKLGKDVKFVPQTRGKELEDAIAALNEGDVLLVENTRFEDLDGKKESKNDPELGKYWASLGDVFVNDAFGTAHRSHASNVGIASNLESAAGDLMEKEIKFIGGVVNNPDKPVVAILGGAKVSDKIGVIENLLNVADKVLIGGGMAYTFLKAQGYEIGKSLLEADKVDFAKDLLERAGGKIVLPVDGKVTKEFSNDSPYTVVGIDEIPEDQEALDIGPKTVELFKKELEGAHTVVWNGPMGVFEFENYAQGTIGVCEAIAELKDATTIIGGGDSAAAAMMLGFEKDFTHISTGGGASLEYLEGKELPGIASISDK, encoded by the coding sequence ATGGCAAAAAAACATGTATCTGATTTAGATTTAAAAGGTAAAGTCGTTTTAGAACGTGCAGATTTTAACGTACCTTTAAAAGATGGAGAAATTACAAACGATAACCGTATCGTTCAAGCATTACCAACTATTGAGTATATTCTTGAACAAGGCGGAAAATTAGTTTTATTCTCTCACTTAGGCAAAGTTAAAGAAGAAAGCGATAAAGAAAAATTAACACTTAAACCTGTAGCAGTTCGTTTAAGCGAAAAATTAGGCAAAGATGTTAAATTTGTTCCGCAAACACGCGGTAAAGAATTAGAAGACGCAATCGCTGCATTAAATGAAGGCGATGTGCTTTTAGTTGAAAATACACGTTTCGAAGATTTAGACGGTAAAAAAGAATCTAAAAACGATCCTGAATTAGGCAAATACTGGGCTTCATTAGGCGATGTATTCGTAAATGACGCATTTGGTACTGCTCACCGTTCTCACGCTTCAAACGTAGGTATTGCTTCTAACTTAGAAAGTGCTGCTGGAGATTTGATGGAAAAAGAAATCAAATTTATCGGCGGTGTTGTCAACAACCCTGACAAACCAGTTGTTGCTATCTTAGGCGGAGCTAAAGTTTCTGATAAAATCGGTGTAATTGAAAATTTATTGAATGTTGCTGATAAAGTCTTAATCGGCGGCGGAATGGCTTACACATTCCTTAAAGCACAAGGTTACGAAATCGGTAAATCTTTATTAGAAGCAGACAAAGTCGACTTCGCTAAAGACTTATTAGAACGTGCCGGAGGAAAAATTGTATTACCAGTTGACGGTAAAGTAACAAAAGAATTCTCTAACGATTCTCCATACACTGTTGTAGGTATCGATGAAATTCCTGAAGATCAAGAAGCTTTAGATATCGGACCTAAAACTGTTGAGTTATTCAAAAAAGAATTAGAAGGTGCGCATACTGTAGTATGGAACGGACCTATGGGTGTATTCGAATTTGAAAACTACGCGCAAGGTACAATCGGCGTATGTGAAGCAATTGCAGAATTAAAAGACGCTACAACTATTATCGGCGGCGGCGACTCAGCAGCTGCAGCAATGATGCTTGGATTCGAAAAAGACTTCACGCATATTTCTACTGGCGGCGGTGCATCATTAGAATATCTTGAGGGTAAAGAATTACCAGGTATTGCATCAATTAGCGATAAATAA
- the tpiA gene encoding triose-phosphate isomerase, with protein sequence MRKPIIAGNWKMNKTVQEAKDFVNALPQLPDTSKVEAVICAPTIQLDALTTAVKDGKAEGLKIGAENTYFEDSGAFTGETSPVALADLGIKYVIIGHSERRELFFETDEDVNKKAHAVFNHGMTPIICVGETLEQREGGKAESVVAEQVKKAVEGLSDDQLKQVVIAYEPIWAIGTGKSSTAKDANEMSAFIRKTVAELASQDVADAVRIQYGGSVKPNNIAEYMAESDIDGALVGGASLKVEDYVKLLEGAK encoded by the coding sequence ATGAGAAAACCAATTATTGCAGGTAACTGGAAAATGAATAAAACAGTGCAAGAGGCTAAAGATTTCGTAAATGCTTTACCTCAGTTGCCTGATACAAGCAAAGTTGAAGCAGTGATTTGTGCACCTACAATTCAATTAGATGCCTTAACTACAGCTGTTAAAGACGGCAAAGCTGAAGGTTTGAAAATCGGCGCAGAAAACACTTATTTCGAAGATAGCGGTGCTTTCACAGGAGAAACTTCTCCAGTAGCATTGGCTGATTTAGGTATTAAATATGTGATCATCGGTCACTCAGAACGCCGTGAATTATTCTTTGAAACTGACGAAGATGTAAATAAAAAAGCACACGCAGTATTCAACCATGGTATGACACCTATCATTTGCGTAGGTGAAACACTTGAACAACGTGAAGGCGGCAAAGCTGAATCAGTTGTTGCAGAACAAGTTAAAAAAGCAGTTGAAGGTTTATCAGATGATCAATTGAAACAAGTAGTGATTGCTTATGAACCAATCTGGGCAATCGGTACTGGTAAATCATCTACAGCGAAAGATGCAAACGAAATGAGTGCATTCATCCGCAAAACTGTAGCAGAACTTGCAAGCCAAGACGTAGCAGATGCAGTTCGCATCCAATACGGCGGCAGTGTTAAACCTAACAACATTGCAGAATATATGGCTGAATCAGATATCGACGGCGCTTTAGTCGGCGGTGCTTCATTAAAAGTTGAAGACTATGTAAAATTATTAGAAGGTGCTAAATAA